CTGGACAGCATCTGGGTGCAGGGCGCCATGCGCATCCGCAAGCCCCAGGCCCTGGAGCTGGAATATGTGCAGCGCATGATGGCCTGGATGCTGTGGCGCGACAGCGCCGAGCTGCGCCAGGGCCATGCGGTGCAGCTGGGCCTGGGCGCCGCCGCGATCACGCGCTTCTGCCACAAGGTGCTGCGCATGCGCACCAGCGCGGTGGAGATCAACCCGACGGTGATCTCGGCCTGCCGCGCCTGGTTCCACCTGCCCGAGGACGACGCGCGCCTGACCGTCTACAACGAGGACGCCGCGCGCTGGGTGACCGAGCCTGAGCGCCTGCAGACCGTGCAGGTGCTGAATGTGGATCTCTACGACCACGACGCCGCCTCGCCGGTGCTGGACGACGAGGCCTTCTACGCGCATTGCCGCGGCCTGCTGGCCGACGGCGGGCTGATGACGGTGAACCTGTTCGGCCGCGATGCCAGCTTTGCGCGCAGCGCGGCGCGCATTGCCAAGGTGTTCGGCAGCAACCAGGTGTGGAGCCTGGCGCCCACCAAGGAGGGCAATACCATCGTGGTGGCGGCGCGCGGCGTGCAGGTGCCGGAGCGCGAGGAACTCGAGCGCCGAGCGGCTACCATCGAGTCGCAGTACGACTTGCCGGCGCGCAAATGGCTGCGCCTGGTGAGGCCGCTGCCCCTGTCCATCATCAACCAGCTCGTGGCCGAGCCCCAGACATGAACAGCAGCAAGCACACCAGCAGCAAGAGCGGCAGCGACTCGGTCCCGGCCGGCCCGGCCGCCACGGGCGCTGCGGCGGCCCCGCCGGCCGGGCGTCTGGAGTGGCGCAAGCTGCTGCACTGGCTGCGCGAGGACGGCGTGATCGACGAGGCCCAGGTGCTGCGCACCGAGCAGCGCTTCGCGGCGGGCGACAGCTCCCTGCATCCGCTGGTGCGCCTGGGCCATGCGGGGCTGACGCGGGTGGCCAATGGCAAGCCGCTGGATGTGGATGCCCTCTCCGAGTGGCTGGCCACGCACCTGAAGCTGCCCTATCTGCGCATCGACCCGCTCAAGGTGGACGTGGGCCGCATCGCCGATGTGATGTCGGTGGGCTATGCCGAGGCCAAGCGCTGCCTGCCGGTGATGGTGGGCCTGACGGACGTGACCATCGCCACCTCCGAACCCTTCGACACCGCCTGGGTGGCGCAGATCGAATCGCACACGCGCAAGAGCATCAAGCTGGTGATCGCCAGCCCGCTGGAGATCGCGCGCTACACCACCGAGTTCTTCACGCTGGCGCGCTCGGTGCGTGCCGCCACCAAGACCGGCGAGGTCACCCAGGTCTCCAGCTTCGAGCAGCTGGTGGAGCTGGGCCGCAGCAACAAGCAGCTGGATGCCAATGACCAGGGCGTGGTGCAGGTGGTGGACTGGCTGTGGCAATACGCCTTCGACCAGCGCGCCAGCGATATCCACCTCGAGCCGCGCCGCGAGATGGGCGTGATCCGCTTTCGCATCGACGGCGTGCTGCACACCGTCTACCAGCTGCCGCCCTCGGTGATGAGCGCGATGACCTCGCGCATCAAGCTGCTGGGCCGCATGGACGTGGTGGAGCGCCGCCGCCCGCTGGATGGCCGTATCAAGACGCGCAACCCCGCCGGCGACGAAGTGGAAATGCGGCTCTCGACCCTGCCCACCGCCTTCGGCGAGAAGATGGTGATGCGCATCTTCGACCCCGATACCGCCGTCAAGGACCTCGACCAGCTCGGCTTCACCGCCCACGACGCGGAGCGCTGGAACCGCCTCACCGCCCAGCCCCACGGCATCATCCTGGTGACCGGCCCGACCGGCAGCGGCAAGACCAGCACCCTGTACTCGACGCTCAAGCGCCTGGCCACCGAGGAGGTGAACGTCTGCACCGTGGAGGACCCGATCGAGATGATCGAGCCGGCCTTCAACCAGACCCAGGTACAGACGGCGCTGGACTTCGGCTTTGCCGAGGGCCTGCGTGCGCTGATGCGGCAGGACCCGGACATCATCATGGTGGGCGAGATCCGCGATCTGGAGACGGCCGAGATGGCGATCCAGGCCTCGCTGACCGGCCACCTGGTGTTCAGCACCCTGCACACCAACGATGCCGTCTCGGCCATCACCCGCCTCACCGACCTGGGCGTGCCCAGCTACCTGATCAATGCCACCGTGATCGGCGTGCTGGCGCAGCGCCTGGTGCGCACCCTGTGCGTGCATTGCAAGAAGCCCGATCCGGCGGTGACGCGCGACAGCCTCAACGACATGCTCAAGCATTGGCGCATGAATGGCGGCGTCAAACCCTACCAGCCGGTGGGCTGCCTGGAATGCCGCAACACCGGATTCCGCGGCCGCGCCGGCCTGTACGAGCTGCTGACCCTCAGCGAGGGGGTGAAAGCGCATCTGCATCCGGTCACCGACACCTCGGCGATGCGCCGGGTGGCGGTGCAGGAGGGCCTGCGCCCGCTGCGCCTGGCCGGTGCGATGAAGGTGGCCGAGGGCATGACCACGCTGGACGAGGTGCTGCGCAGCACCCCGCAGTGGGAAGGCTAATAGGAAGGCTGACAGGCTGTTTCTCCTTACGTGGAAACCACACAGGGCGGGGCACCCCCGCTGCCTAGAATCGCGCGTCAAAGATATCGACGCGAGGATTCGCTATGAAGATCAAGAGCCAGAGAGACTTCTGGTCGGGGCTGATGTTCTTGCTGGTGGGCATTGCCTTCGCCTGGGGGTCCACCGAATACAGCTTTGGCTCCTCGGCCCGCCCCGGCCCCGGTTACTTCCCCTTCGGCCTGGGGGTGCTGCTGGCCCTGCTGGGCGCGCTGGTGCTGTTCAAGGCCTTGACGATCGAATCGGCCGGTGGCGATCCGATCGGCAGCATTGCCTGGAAGCCGCTGCTGCTGATCGTCGGCGCGATCCTGATGTTCGGCTTGGCGCTGCCCAAGCTGGGCCTGGTGGCGACGCTGCCGCTGCTGATCTTCGTGTCGGCCCTGGCCGGTGACGAGTTCCACTGGAAGGATGCGCTGCTCAACAGCGTGATCCTGACGATAGGCAGCTGGGTCGTCTTTATCTGGGGTTTGAAACTGGTGATCCCCGTGTGGCCCACCTTCCTGGTCAACTGAGGAGCGCGCCATGGATCTCTTGAGCAATCTGGCGCTGGGCTTTCATACCGCCCTGACGGTCCAAAACCTGCTGTACTGCCTGGGCGGTGCGCTGCTGGGCACCCTGATCGGCGTGCTGCCAGGCCTGGGCCCGGTGGCCACCATCGCGATGCTGCTGCCCTCGATCTACGCGCTGGATGCGACGCCCGCGCTGATCATGCTGGCGGGCATCTATTACGGCGCGCAGTACGGCGGCTCCACCACTGCCATCCTGATTAATGTGCCGGGCGAGTCGAGCTCGGTGGTGACCGCGATCGACGGCTACCAGATGGCGCGTCAGGGGCGTGCCGGTGCGGCGCTGGCGGCGGCCGGCCTGGGTTCCTTCTTCGCCGGTTGCGTGGGCACGGTGATCATCGCGGCCTTTGCGCCGCCGCTCACCGAGCTGGCCTTCAAGTTCGGCCCGGCCGAGTATTTCTCGCTGATGGTGCTGGGCCTGATCGGCGCGGTGGTGCTGGCCTCGGGTTCGCTGATCAAGGCGATCTCGATGATTCTGCTGGGCCTGCTGCTGGGCCAGATCAACACCGATGTGATCTCGGGCACGCCGCGCTTCTCCTTCGACATCCCCGAGCTCACCGACGGCATCGGCTTCGTCGTGATCGCGATGGGCGTGTTCGGCTTCGGCGAGATCATCGCCAACCTGGGCCAGCCGGCCGAGCATCGCGAGGTCTTCACCAAGGATGTGAAGGGCCTGTGGCCCACCAAGGAGGATTTCAAGGAAGCCTGGCCCTCGGTGCTGCGCGGCACCGCGCTGGGTTCCATCCTCGGCGTGCTGCCGGGCGGCGGCGCGCTGCTGGCCTCGTTCGCCTCCTACACGCTGGAGAAGAAGGCCGTGCGCAACCCGCGCGTGCCCTTCGGCAAGGGCGCCATCCAGGGTGTGGCCGGGCCTGAGTCGGCCAACAACGCCGGCGCGCAGACCAGCTTCATCCCGATGCTGACCCTGGGCATCCCGCCCAATGCGGTGATGGCGCTGATGGTGGGTGCGATGACCATCAAGGGCATTCAGCCCGGCCCGCAGGTGATGACCAGCAACCCCGAGCTGTTCTGGGGCCTGATCGCCTCGATGTGGGTGGGCAATCTGATGCTGATCGTGCTGAACCTGCCGCTGATCGGCATCTGGATCAAGTTGCTGACGGTGCCTTACCGCTTCCTGTTCCCGGCCATCGTGACCTTCTGCTGCATCGGCACCTACTCGCTCAACAACAACGCCTTCGACGTCTACATGACGGCGGCCTTTGCGGTGGTGGGCTATGTGTTCTACAAGCTGAGCTGCGAGCCGGCGCCGCTGCTGCTGGGCTTCATTCTCGGGCCCATGATGGAAGAGAACCTGCGCCGCGCGCTGCTGCTGTCGCGCGGCGACTGGGGCACCTTCTTCACGCGGCCGCTGTCGGCCGGCCTGCTGGTGGCGGCCCTGCTGCTGGTGGTGATCGTGATGCTGCCCTCGATCAAGAGCAAGCGCGAGGAAGCCTTCCAGGAAGAATAGGCGGCCGCACGGCGCGCCAGACCCGCCCGAGCGCGAGCTCCGGCGGGTTTTTTCATGTCCGGCTTTTGTCCGCTTCGGGGGCGACAGGCGCACGGGTTTCCTCGGGCATACAGGCCCGCAAAGCCTAGTTAAAACTACGGCCACAACAAGGTGGAGACAGTGCCTCGATGCAGGTCTTGCAAGTGCTGGTCGGCGGCGTGGCCCAGGGTTGCATTTACGGCCTGATCGCACTGGGCTTCGTGCTCATCTACAAGGCCACCGAGACGGTCAGCTTCGCGCAGGGCGATCTGATGATGCTGGGCGCCTTTCTGGGGCTGGCCTTGCTGTCGGGCCTGGGCCTGCCCGCCTGGGCGGCGGTGCCGGCGGTGATCGCGGCGATGGCGCTGTTCGGGCTGGCGCTGGAGCGTCTGGTGATCAGCCCCATCCTGGGCCAGCCGGCGTTTTCCATCGTCATGCTGACGTTGGGCCTGGGCTATGTGGCGCGCGGCGCCATCACCATGATTCCCGGCATCGGCACCGAGACCCATGCGCTGGAGCTGCCCTACCGCGGTGAGCTGCTGCAGTTGGGCGGGCTGGTGCTGGCGGTGGAGCAACTGGTGATCATTGCCGTGACGGCGCTGCTGTGCGCCGGCCTCTACCTGCTGTTCAAGCGCAGCAAGGTGGGCATCGCGATGCAGGCCGCCTCGCAGAACCAGATCGCCGCCTACTACATGGGCATCCCGGTGCGCCGGCTCAACAGCCTGGTGTGGGGCCTGGCCTCGGCGGTGGCGGCGATCGCCGGCCTGCTGCTGGCGCCCATCACCTTTGTGCATGCCAATATGGGCCTGATCGGGCTGAAGGCCTTTCCGGCCGCGGTGGTGGGGGGCTTCGGCAGCCTGCCCGGTGCCATCGTCGGCGGCCTGGTGATCGGCGTGGTGGAGGCGCTGGCGGGTTTCTATCTGCCCGAGGGCTTCAAGGATGTGACGCCCTATGCGGTGGTGCTGCTGATGCTGATGGCCAGGCCCAACGGCCTGTTCGGCGACCAGCTGCGCAAAAAGGTCTAGGGGCCCGGCAGCGATGCGCTTCGTTTTCAAGACCAGCTACGACCAGGACATCGACCTGTTCAAACATGGCGGCCAGCGCTTCTGGTACGGCCTGCTCCTGCTGGCCCTGCTGGCGGCGCCCTGGGGCGTGGACGACTATTGGCTGGCCCAGCTCACCTTCATCCTGATCTACGGCATCGTCGGGCTGGGGCTGATGCTGCTGGCCGGCTTCACGGGCCTGTTCTCGATGGGGCACGCGGCCTTTCTGGGTGTGGGCGCCTACACGCAGGCGGTGCTGGCGGCGCAGGGTTGGCCCTTTCCGCTGTCGATCGCGATGGCGGCCCTGCTGTCCGCCGCGGTGGGGGCGGTGGTGGGCCTGCCGGCGCTGCGCGTGAAGGGCATCTACCTGGGCATCGCGACGCTGTCCTTCGGCTTCATCGTCGAGGAGGTGCTGGCGCGCTGGGAGAGCGTCACCGGTGGCAATGCCGGCAAGATGGTGGGGGCGCTGCAGCTCGAGCTGGGTGGCTGGCGCTGGGCCGCCGATACCGATGCGTCCTTCTACTTCGTGTGCCTGCTGCTGGCCGTGGCCTGCACCCTGGGGGTGCTGAACCTGCTGCGCTCGCCCACCGGGCGCGCCTTCGTGGCGATCCGCGATTCCGAGATCTCGGCGCAGAGCATGGGCATCCACCTGGCCTATTACAAGACGCTCTCGTTCGCGATCTCGGCGGCGCTGGCAGGGGTGGGCGGGGCGCTGTATGCGCACAAGATCCGCTTTCTCTCGCCCGACCAGTTCAACATCCTGCAGAGCATCGACCTGCTCCTGATGATCGTGATCGGCGGCGTGGGCTCGGTGCATGGCGCGTTTCTGGGCGCGATCTTCCTGATCACGATGCCGCAGCTGATCGCCCTGCTGAAGGACGGCCTGCCCGCCGCCATCGGCGAGGCACCGGGCCTGCAGGCGGCGGTGTACGGCCTGGTGCTGATCGGCTTCGTGCTCTTCGAGCCCCTGGGCCTGTACGGGCGCTGGCTGAAGGCGCGCACCTGGCTGCAGCTGTTCCCCTTCTACCGCCGCGGCCTGTTCAAGCGCCAGAAGGCCTTCCAGAAATCGGACCGGCTGAAATGAGCCTGGGCACCGAACCCGACATCCTGCTCGCCGCGCACGCGCTGAGCCTGCGCTTTGGCGGCGTGCTGGCGGTCAACCAGGTCAGCTTCGAGCTGCGGCGCGGCGAGGTGTTCACGCTGATCGGCCCGAATGGTGCCGGCAAGACCACGGTCTTCAACCTGATCAGCCGCATCTACCAGCCCAGCAGCGGTGAGATCCGCTACAAGGGTCAGGTCTTGACCCAGGTGGCGCCGCATCGGGTGGCGCGCCTGGGCATTGCGCGCACCTTCCAGAACATTGAGCTGTTCGAGCATGCCACCGTGCTGCAGAACCTCCTGATCGGCCGCCATGTGCACCACCGCCGCAGCCTCTGGCGCGAATGGCTGTTCACCGCGCGCGTGCGCGAGGCCGAGCGGCAGACGCGCCGCAAGGTGGAGGAGGTGATCGACTTCCTGGACCTGCAGCATTACCGCGACACCCTGGTGGCGGGCCTGCCCTATGGGGTGCGCAAGGTGGTGGAGCTGGCGCGCGCGCTGGCCACCGAGCCCGAGCTGCTGCTGCTGGACGAGCCCTCCTCGGGCCTGAACGTGGAGGAGACCGGCGACATGGCGTTCTGGATCGAGGACATCCAGCGCGATCTGGGCATCACGGTGCTGATGGTGGAGCACGACATGAGCCTGGTCTCCAAGGTCTCGGACCGCGTGCTGGCGATGAACCAGGGCGAGGTGCTGGCGCTGGGCACGCCGGCCGAGGTGCAGGCGCACCCGGGGGTGGCCGAGGCCTATCTGGGCAGCGCCGACGATGCCAGCTCGCTGCGGAGGCCCCGGCCATGATCGGCACGAGCGCCGCGCCCATCCTCACGCTTGCCAATGTGGAGAGCGCCTACGGCCCCATCAAGGCGATACGCGGCGTGAGCCTGCAGGTGCGCACGGGCGAGATCGCCACCGTGCTGGGGCCCAATGGCGCGGGCAAGAGCACGATTCTGAAGACCATCTCGGGCATCCTCGATCCGCGCAAGGGCAGCATCAGCTTCCTGGGCCGCGACATCACGGCGCAGGACCCGGCGGCCATCGTGCGCGCCGGCCTCAGCCATGTGCCCGAGGGCCGCGAGGTGTTTCCGCTGCTGAGCGTGCGCGACAACCTGCTGATGGGCGCCTACACGCGCAGCGACCGCGACGGCGTGGCGCGTGATCTGGAGGCGGTGTTCGGCTACTTCGCCATCCTGCGCGAGCGCATGGCGCAGCCGGCCGGACTGCTCTCGGGCGGCCAGCAGCAGATGCTGGCGATCTCGCGCGCGCTGATGGCCAGGCCTCAGCTGATCCTGCTGGACGAGCCCAGCCTGGGCCTCTCGCCCAAGCTCACCAAGGAGATCTTTGAGATCGTGGTGCGCATCAACCGCGAGCGCGGCACCACCGTGCTGCTGGTGGAACAGAACGCCAATATGGCGCTGAACGCGGCCGATTACGGCTATGTGCTGGAGAACGGCCGCATCGTGATGGAGGATGCTTGTGAACGCCTGCGCGAGAAGGACGACATCAAGGAGTTCTACCTCGGCATGAAGGAAAGCGGCGCGCGCGGCGAGCGGCGCTGGAAGAAGAAGAAAACCTGGCGCTAGGGGCGAGCGAGCATGAGCAATCTCTGGGACGCATTGCAGCCGGTGGATCGCCAACCGGTGTCGGTGGCGGGCGAGACCCTGCCGCAGGTGTTCTGGCATGCCTGTGCCGAGCGTGGCGCGCAGGTGTTTCTGCGCGAGAAGAAGCTTGGCCTGTGGACGGCCTGGAGCTGGGCGCAGACCGGCGTGGCGGTGCGCGAGATCGCGATGGGGCTGGCGGCGCTGGGCTTCAAGCCGGGCGATTGCGCTTCCATCCTGGCCAACACGGTGCTGCCCTGGCTGCTGGCCGACCTGGGCATTCAGACGGCCGGTGGCGTCACCAACGGTATCTACCCCACCGATGCGGCCAGCCAGGTGCATTATCTGTGCGCCGACTCGTCGACCACGCTGCTGTTCGTGGAGGACGAGGAGCAACTCGACAAGGCCCTGGAGGTGCGCGCCGAGTTGCCGCTGCTGCGCCACATCATCGTCTTCGACATGGCCGGGCTGCAGCGCTTTGCCGATCCGATGGTGATGAGCCTGGCGGCGCTGCGCGAACTGGGGCGGGCCCACGATGCCGGGCATGCGCCACTCTTTGCCGAGCGCCTGGCCTCGCGCCAAGGCGGCGATCTGGCCATCCTGGTCTACACCTCGGGCACCACCGGCAAACCCAAGGGCGCCATGCACAGCCATGCGGGCCTGGTCTACAGCATGCGCATGGCGGTGCGTGGCCTGCCACAGGACGGGCGCGACGAGCGCATGTGCTTTCTGCCGCTGTGCCATATCGCCGAACGCATGGTGGGTGCCTATGCCTCGCTGTACGCCGGCGCGGTGCTGAACTTCGTGGAGAACCCGGCCACCGTGGCCGAGAACGTGCGCGAGATCGCGCCCACCCTGTTCTTCGCCGTGCCGCGGGTGTGGGAGAAGTTCTATTCGGGCGTCGCGATTGCGATCAAGGAGGCCTCGCCGCTGCAGCAGGCCGTGTATGCCTGGGGCCTGGGCGTGGGCACGCGCGTGGCCGAGCTGGTGCTGGCCGGGCGGGCCGTGCCGGTGGGCCTGCGGCTGAAGTTCCGGCTGGCACGCCTGCTGGCCCTGGACAATGTGCGCAAGATGCTGGGCATCCATCGCTGCCGGGCCCTGCTGACCGGCGCGGCGCCGATCTCGCCGGAGCTGATCCGCTGGTATCTCGCGCTGGGCGTGCCGATGCTGGAGGGCTGGGCCCAGACGGAGTCCTGTGCGCTGGGCACCATCATGCGGCCCGACGCGATGCGGCCGGGCACCATCGGTGTGGCGGCCGATGGCGTGGAGGTCAGGCTGGACCCGCACACCCAGGAGCTGCTGATGCGCGGCCCGAATGTCTTCATGGGCTATCTGAACCAGCCCGAGAAGACCGCCGAAACGATAGACAAGGACGGCTGGCTGCATACCGGCGACGTGGGCACGGTGGATGTGCAGGGCTTCTTCCGCATCACCGACCGCATGAAGGACATCATCATCACCGCCGGCGGCAAGAACATCACGCCCAGCGAATGGGAGAACGAGCTGAAGTTCTCGCCCTACATCACCGACGCGGTGGTGATCGGTGACAAGCGCCCCTATCTCAGCGTGCTGATCATGATCGACCAGGAGAACGTCGAGAAGTTCGCCCAGGACCGCGACGTGCCCTTCTCCAACTACGCCAGCCTGACCCGCGCGCCGGCGGTGCGCGAGCTGGTGCAGGGCGAGATCGACAAGGTCAACAAGCAGTTCGCCCGCGTGGAGCAGATCAAGCAGTTCCGCCTGCTCGAGACCCAGCTGGGCGCCGAGGACGATGAGCTGACGCCCACCATGAAGCTCAAGCGCGCCTTTGTGCAGCGCAAGTACGCCGACTTGATTGAATCCATGTACCGCAGCTAGCCTTACCTCCCATCCTCACAGGCCAACCCAGGAGACACCACCATGAAGAAACGCCTGTTCCTCCTTGCCAGCCTCGCGCTGGCCGCCGGCATGGCTCAGTCGCAGACGCAGGGCGTCAGCAAGACCGAGATCACCGTGGGCTCGATCCAGGACTTGTCCGGGCCGCTGGCGGGCTATGGCAAGCAGGTGAGGGCGGGCATGCAGCTGCGCGTGGACGAGCTCAACGAGCAGGGCGGGGTGCACGGGCGCCGCATCGTGCTGAAGATCGAGGATTCCGGCTACGACCCCAAGAAGGCGGTGCTGGCGGCGCAGAAACTCGTCAATCAGGACAAGATCTTCATCATGGCCGGCCATATCGGCACGGCGCAGAACCTGGCGGCCATGCCCGTCCAGTTCGAGCGCAACGTCATCAACTTCTGGCCGCTGACGGCGGCGCGCGAGATGTACGAGCCCTTTCACAAGCTCAAGTACTCGTTCGCCGTGCCCTATTACGAGCAGATCCGTCTGATGGTGCCCAAGCTGGCGAGCGAGAAGGGCCTCAAACGCATTTGCGCCATTTACCAGGACGACGACTTCGGCCTGGAGGTG
This portion of the Paucibacter sediminis genome encodes:
- a CDS encoding GspE/PulE family protein, whose amino-acid sequence is MNSSKHTSSKSGSDSVPAGPAATGAAAAPPAGRLEWRKLLHWLREDGVIDEAQVLRTEQRFAAGDSSLHPLVRLGHAGLTRVANGKPLDVDALSEWLATHLKLPYLRIDPLKVDVGRIADVMSVGYAEAKRCLPVMVGLTDVTIATSEPFDTAWVAQIESHTRKSIKLVIASPLEIARYTTEFFTLARSVRAATKTGEVTQVSSFEQLVELGRSNKQLDANDQGVVQVVDWLWQYAFDQRASDIHLEPRREMGVIRFRIDGVLHTVYQLPPSVMSAMTSRIKLLGRMDVVERRRPLDGRIKTRNPAGDEVEMRLSTLPTAFGEKMVMRIFDPDTAVKDLDQLGFTAHDAERWNRLTAQPHGIILVTGPTGSGKTSTLYSTLKRLATEEVNVCTVEDPIEMIEPAFNQTQVQTALDFGFAEGLRALMRQDPDIIMVGEIRDLETAEMAIQASLTGHLVFSTLHTNDAVSAITRLTDLGVPSYLINATVIGVLAQRLVRTLCVHCKKPDPAVTRDSLNDMLKHWRMNGGVKPYQPVGCLECRNTGFRGRAGLYELLTLSEGVKAHLHPVTDTSAMRRVAVQEGLRPLRLAGAMKVAEGMTTLDEVLRSTPQWEG
- a CDS encoding tripartite tricarboxylate transporter TctB family protein, coding for MKIKSQRDFWSGLMFLLVGIAFAWGSTEYSFGSSARPGPGYFPFGLGVLLALLGALVLFKALTIESAGGDPIGSIAWKPLLLIVGAILMFGLALPKLGLVATLPLLIFVSALAGDEFHWKDALLNSVILTIGSWVVFIWGLKLVIPVWPTFLVN
- a CDS encoding ABC transporter ATP-binding protein, yielding MIGTSAAPILTLANVESAYGPIKAIRGVSLQVRTGEIATVLGPNGAGKSTILKTISGILDPRKGSISFLGRDITAQDPAAIVRAGLSHVPEGREVFPLLSVRDNLLMGAYTRSDRDGVARDLEAVFGYFAILRERMAQPAGLLSGGQQQMLAISRALMARPQLILLDEPSLGLSPKLTKEIFEIVVRINRERGTTVLLVEQNANMALNAADYGYVLENGRIVMEDACERLREKDDIKEFYLGMKESGARGERRWKKKKTWR
- a CDS encoding branched-chain amino acid ABC transporter permease, with product MRFVFKTSYDQDIDLFKHGGQRFWYGLLLLALLAAPWGVDDYWLAQLTFILIYGIVGLGLMLLAGFTGLFSMGHAAFLGVGAYTQAVLAAQGWPFPLSIAMAALLSAAVGAVVGLPALRVKGIYLGIATLSFGFIVEEVLARWESVTGGNAGKMVGALQLELGGWRWAADTDASFYFVCLLLAVACTLGVLNLLRSPTGRAFVAIRDSEISAQSMGIHLAYYKTLSFAISAALAGVGGALYAHKIRFLSPDQFNILQSIDLLLMIVIGGVGSVHGAFLGAIFLITMPQLIALLKDGLPAAIGEAPGLQAAVYGLVLIGFVLFEPLGLYGRWLKARTWLQLFPFYRRGLFKRQKAFQKSDRLK
- a CDS encoding spermidine synthase: MSGKLKTGKSARTWTPATLSEFDGVRFLHLDSIWVQGAMRIRKPQALELEYVQRMMAWMLWRDSAELRQGHAVQLGLGAAAITRFCHKVLRMRTSAVEINPTVISACRAWFHLPEDDARLTVYNEDAARWVTEPERLQTVQVLNVDLYDHDAASPVLDDEAFYAHCRGLLADGGLMTVNLFGRDASFARSAARIAKVFGSNQVWSLAPTKEGNTIVVAARGVQVPEREELERRAATIESQYDLPARKWLRLVRPLPLSIINQLVAEPQT
- a CDS encoding tripartite tricarboxylate transporter permease encodes the protein MDLLSNLALGFHTALTVQNLLYCLGGALLGTLIGVLPGLGPVATIAMLLPSIYALDATPALIMLAGIYYGAQYGGSTTAILINVPGESSSVVTAIDGYQMARQGRAGAALAAAGLGSFFAGCVGTVIIAAFAPPLTELAFKFGPAEYFSLMVLGLIGAVVLASGSLIKAISMILLGLLLGQINTDVISGTPRFSFDIPELTDGIGFVVIAMGVFGFGEIIANLGQPAEHREVFTKDVKGLWPTKEDFKEAWPSVLRGTALGSILGVLPGGGALLASFASYTLEKKAVRNPRVPFGKGAIQGVAGPESANNAGAQTSFIPMLTLGIPPNAVMALMVGAMTIKGIQPGPQVMTSNPELFWGLIASMWVGNLMLIVLNLPLIGIWIKLLTVPYRFLFPAIVTFCCIGTYSLNNNAFDVYMTAAFAVVGYVFYKLSCEPAPLLLGFILGPMMEENLRRALLLSRGDWGTFFTRPLSAGLLVAALLLVVIVMLPSIKSKREEAFQEE
- a CDS encoding branched-chain amino acid ABC transporter permease; this encodes MQVLQVLVGGVAQGCIYGLIALGFVLIYKATETVSFAQGDLMMLGAFLGLALLSGLGLPAWAAVPAVIAAMALFGLALERLVISPILGQPAFSIVMLTLGLGYVARGAITMIPGIGTETHALELPYRGELLQLGGLVLAVEQLVIIAVTALLCAGLYLLFKRSKVGIAMQAASQNQIAAYYMGIPVRRLNSLVWGLASAVAAIAGLLLAPITFVHANMGLIGLKAFPAAVVGGFGSLPGAIVGGLVIGVVEALAGFYLPEGFKDVTPYAVVLLMLMARPNGLFGDQLRKKV
- a CDS encoding AMP-dependent synthetase/ligase, with product MSNLWDALQPVDRQPVSVAGETLPQVFWHACAERGAQVFLREKKLGLWTAWSWAQTGVAVREIAMGLAALGFKPGDCASILANTVLPWLLADLGIQTAGGVTNGIYPTDAASQVHYLCADSSTTLLFVEDEEQLDKALEVRAELPLLRHIIVFDMAGLQRFADPMVMSLAALRELGRAHDAGHAPLFAERLASRQGGDLAILVYTSGTTGKPKGAMHSHAGLVYSMRMAVRGLPQDGRDERMCFLPLCHIAERMVGAYASLYAGAVLNFVENPATVAENVREIAPTLFFAVPRVWEKFYSGVAIAIKEASPLQQAVYAWGLGVGTRVAELVLAGRAVPVGLRLKFRLARLLALDNVRKMLGIHRCRALLTGAAPISPELIRWYLALGVPMLEGWAQTESCALGTIMRPDAMRPGTIGVAADGVEVRLDPHTQELLMRGPNVFMGYLNQPEKTAETIDKDGWLHTGDVGTVDVQGFFRITDRMKDIIITAGGKNITPSEWENELKFSPYITDAVVIGDKRPYLSVLIMIDQENVEKFAQDRDVPFSNYASLTRAPAVRELVQGEIDKVNKQFARVEQIKQFRLLETQLGAEDDELTPTMKLKRAFVQRKYADLIESMYRS
- a CDS encoding ABC transporter ATP-binding protein is translated as MSLGTEPDILLAAHALSLRFGGVLAVNQVSFELRRGEVFTLIGPNGAGKTTVFNLISRIYQPSSGEIRYKGQVLTQVAPHRVARLGIARTFQNIELFEHATVLQNLLIGRHVHHRRSLWREWLFTARVREAERQTRRKVEEVIDFLDLQHYRDTLVAGLPYGVRKVVELARALATEPELLLLDEPSSGLNVEETGDMAFWIEDIQRDLGITVLMVEHDMSLVSKVSDRVLAMNQGEVLALGTPAEVQAHPGVAEAYLGSADDASSLRRPRP